A genomic region of Colletes latitarsis isolate SP2378_abdomen chromosome 7, iyColLati1, whole genome shotgun sequence contains the following coding sequences:
- the Rhogap93b gene encoding myTH4 and RhoGAP_KIAA1688 domain-containing protein RhoGAP93B isoform X2: MASDGRMEWVEIIEPRTREHMYANLTTGECVWDPPPGVPVKKTDNNQWWELFDQNTSRFYYYNATSQQTVWHRPSDCDIIPLAKLQTLKQNTEPASSSGINIQKPTEPRKKESVSTQTQTPSVSRSTRFSHQESSNLSSSLQSGSVNKTRTSGVGIDLQTSPPSPSPSSRRHHHHHHHHNNRHHRHHEVPTVRRQHNHSQDSGRSSDSSVSHSRTSLESTGYRLLDSPHRHHHRSAAQTPTNHAQSSPRQHSGTLEARHKSGTLESVKNQKSVPLGEPPPLGLSLSTSTPLFKKKSFVDSQREGRAGNLDLEKNKNGRESSRGSYGPEPSTSPYRDSLMESRIFRQEMPPYRPPEVQLSHSYKSQGEKYGSLVESSNRYHRDREREIHHRERVNSLDKTNTSAFYPSSMHPRNMNKQDNTGSIGRRHHGCSVSLSEANVRDMYGGMLTERNEPSKSLLRGTGILSNASKQRSLEVAERERERERDTEKEYRRNTACNNSLDCGPQPLARSYSFVQQQKLQHLHQQQSRRRDRDDDSMHERYLISQSHEQPRQRLSSNTSSSNSSNSSSNSAVGEETEGLTEGDDGKKKKSNGNPSPPPSPFYGNLLSDPDHLLPLQHYILQQAKLSGCYKFGDPLLAEEGDDSLDEEGGRGEGIGGRADDDSDDQFADDEAASNQGDSSSQEYLEDHYADLGTYDTAGLATYYNTADTLTRPQVRPPSPPNIVTQTETRDSVTTTRQTTLPVSTISFVPTIGTGVDNTDTDEARRNDSAGGGDIEKYAQDNLNLNCGRPKGLRLLFRKKFSVRDILSWSKDPIPQPMLVVVDGEKLLKREACNLFRLVQVYMGDRKANLGMTLDSVAMDIVNTAFSKPPLRDELYVQICRQTTENPRKESLRRGWELMAICLAFVPPSATFEPYLEGYMNRHRDPNFQFSEVAKWPIHVQVSHYATVACRRLQRIGAHGKRQPRKATIEDIDQARIQIFRASMFGATLAEVMALQRDRFPNRELPWIQTTLTRQVLACGGILTEGIFRVSADADEVSALKACLDRFEDGTISAASQDAHAPASLLKLWVRELYEPLIPDSFYTECVSMRHDDVEVSAANVAALVDRLPDLNRRVLCHLIRFLQIFARPEVVARTKMDANNLAMVMAPNILRCTSQDPRVILENARKEMAFVRTLIESLETAWVDDLH; this comes from the exons ATGGCATCCGACGG TAGAATGGAATGGGTGGAAATTATAGAACCACGAACCAGAGAGCACATGTATGCCAATCTTACAACTGGAGAATGTGTATGGGATCCTCCACCTGGTGTACCAGT GAAAAAAACAGATAACAATCAGTGGTGGGAATTATTTGATCAAAATACTTCACGCTTTTATTATTATAATGCAACCTCCCAACAAACTGTGTGGCACCGTCCAAGCGATTGTGATATCATACCTTTAGCAAAGCTTCAA ACATTAAAACAGAATACTGAGCCAGCGAGCAGCAGCGGAATCAATATTCAGAAACCGACCGAGCCAAGAAAGAAAGAATCTGTATCAACGCAGACACAAACGCCTTCCGTTAGTCGATCGACACGGTTTAGTCATCAAGAAAGTTCTAATTTGTCTTCTTCGTTG CAAAGTGGTAGTGTAAATAAAACACGAACATCCGGTGTTGGCATAGACCTTCAAACATCTCCTCCTTCGCCGTCTCCGTCTTCAAGAcggcatcatcatcatcatcatcatcacaaTAATAGGCATCATAGGCATCATGAAGTGCCCACAGTGCGTCGTCAACATAATCATTCTCAGGACTCCGGGCGTTCTAGCGACAGTTCTGTTTCTCACAGTCGAACGTCGTTGGAATCGACTGGGTATCGATTGTTGGATTCCCCGCACCGTCACCACCATCGTTCCGCTGCTCAAACGCCGACAAATCATGCACAATCTTCGCCCAGACAGCACAGCGGCACGTTAGAAGCTAGACACAAAAGTGGAACTCTGGAAAGCGTGAAGAATCAGAAGTCAGTGCCATTGGGCGAACCACCGCCATTAGGTTTATCACTTTCAACTAGTACTCCTCTTTTTAAGAAGAAGTCATTCGTTGATTCGCAGCGCGAGGGTAGAGCAGGAAATTTAGATTTGGAAAAGAATAAAAATG GTAGAGAAAGTAGTAGAGGTTCGTACGGTCCTGAACCAAGCACTTCGCCATATCGTGATTCGTTGATGGAATCTAGGATATTCAGGCAAGAAATGCCTCCATACCGTCCGCCAGAAGTTCAATTGAGTCATAGTTATAAATCGCAGGGTGAAAAGTATGGCTCCCTGGTGGAAAGTAGTAACCGTTATCATAGAGATAGAGAAAGAGAAATTCATCACAGAGAAAGAGTAAATAGTTTGGACAAAACAAACACATCAGCCTTTTATCCAAGTTCCATGCATCCGCGTAATATGAATAAACAAGATAATACTGGTAGTATAGGAAGAAGGCATCACGGTTGTTCGGTGTCCCTTTCGGAAGCGAACGTTAGAGATATGTACGGCGGAATGTTGACGGAAAGAAACGAACCGTCTAAGAGCCTTTTAAGGGGTACTGGTATCTTAAGCAATGCGTCGAAACAGAGAAGCCTCGAGGTTGCAGAAAGAGAGAGGGAACGCGAACGCGATACAGAAAAAGAGTATAGAAGAAACACGGCGTGTAATAATTCCTTGGatt GTGGACCACAACCATTGGCTCGCAGTTACAGTTTCGTGCAGCAACAAAAGTTGCAGCATCTGCATCAACAACAATCAAGAAGGAGAGATAGAGACGACGATTCTATGCACGAGCGTTATTTAATAAGTCAAAGTCACGAGCAACCTAGACAAAGACTTAGCAGTAATACTAGCAGTAGCAATAGCAGTAACAGTAGTAGTAACAGTGCGGTAGGCGAAGAAACAGAAGGTCTTACGGAAGGGGACGacggaaaaaagaagaaaagtaaTGGTAATCCGAGTCCGCCTCCGTCTCCGTTTTATGGAAATCTGTTATCCGACCCGGATCACTTGTTGCCACTTCAACATTATATTCTTCAACAAGCAAAACTCTCAG GTTGTTACAAGTTTGGAGATCCTTTGTTAGCGGAAGAAGGTGATGATTCCTTAGACGAAGAAGGTGGGAGAGGCGAAGGTATCGGCGGTAGAGCCGACGACGATTCCGATGATCAGTTTGCAGACGACGAGGCAGCGAGCAACCAAGGTGATTCTTCTAGCCAAGAATACCTCGAAGATCACTATGCAG attTGGGTACTTACGATACCGCAGGCTTAGCGACTTATTACAATACCGCTGATACCCTAACGAGGCCGCAAGTACGACCTCCATCGCCTCCCAATATCGTCACACAGACGGAGACGCGCGATAGCGTGACAACCACGAGACAAACAACACTTCCAGTATCTACTATAAGTTTTGTTCCTACCATCGGTACCGGGGTCGACAACACCGACACTGACGAGGCAAGGCGAAACGATAGCGCGGGCGGCGGCGATATCGAGAAATACGCACAAGACAATCTTAATTTGAATTGCGGCAGACCGAAGGGTCTGAGATTGTTATTTCGGAAAAAGTTCAGCGTCCGGGACATTCTCAGCTGGTCGAAGGATCCTATACCGCAACCTATGCTCGTAGTCGTGGACGGTGAGAAATTGCTGAAGCGGGAAGCTTGTAATCTGTTTAGGTTGGTGCAAGTGTACATGGGCGATCGAAAGGCTAACCTAGGAATGACGTTGGACAGCGTGGCTATGGACATTGTAAATACTGCATTTTCAAAGCCACCGTTGCGAGACGAATTGTACGTACAGATTTGTAGACAAACTACGGAAAATCCACGGAAAGAAAGTCTGCGTAGAGGTTGGGAGTTGATGGCCATATGCCTGGCTTTCGTGCCACCCAGCGCCACGTTCGAGCCTTATCTCGAGGGATACATGAACAGACACCGTGATCCCAATTTCCAATTCTCGGAAGTGGCCAAGTGGCCGATTCATGTACAAGTTAGTCATTACGCAACCGTTGCCTGTCGGCGTTTGCAACGAATTGGGGCACACGGCAAACGACAACCTCGCAAGGCAACTATAGAAGATATCGATCAAGCGAGA ATTCAAATTTTCCGAGCATCCATGTTCGGAGCAACGCTCGCGGAAGTAATGGCTCTGCAAAGAGACAGATTTCCTAATCGAGAGTTACCATGGATACAAACCACATTAACGCGTCAGGTGTTGGCGTGTGGCGGTATCTTAACCGAAGGTATCTTCAGGGTATCCGCAGATGCAGACGAAGTGAGCGCTTTGAAAGCGTGTTTAGATAGGTTCGAGGATGGTACAATTTCGGCAGCTTCTCAAGATGCACACGCGCCTGCTTCTTTGTTGAAACTATGGGTTCGCGAACTTTACGAGCCTTTGATACCTGATTCATTTTACACAGAGTGTGTATCTATGAGACACGACGACGTTGAAGTTTCTGCAGCTAATGTCGCTGCGCTTGTAGACCGACTACCTGATTTGAACCGTCGAGTTCTGTGCCACCTGATACGGTTTCTACAG ATATTCGCGAGACCAGAAGTGGTTGCACGTACTAAAATGGACGCAAATAATTTAGCAATGGTGATGGCACCGAATATATTGCGGTGCACCTCTCAGGATCCCCGCGTGATCTTGGAAAATGCACGAAAAGAAATGGCTTTTGTTCGTACTCTTATCGAGTCGTTAGAAACTGCTTGGGTCGATGATCTTCACTGA